One Bacteroidales bacterium genomic window carries:
- a CDS encoding four helix bundle protein, protein MAQNSINKPYDLEERTFQFAKEVRLFIKTLEKTIANIEDAKQVVRSSGSIGSNYIEANESLSKKDFVYRIKISRKEAKESIYWLRLINETNQLPNKKLAENLIQESTELKKIFSAIVEKTK, encoded by the coding sequence ATGGCTCAAAATTCAATAAACAAACCTTATGATTTAGAAGAAAGAACCTTTCAATTTGCAAAGGAAGTTAGACTCTTTATCAAAACTTTAGAAAAAACTATTGCAAATATTGAAGATGCAAAGCAAGTCGTTCGTTCATCAGGTTCTATTGGTTCAAACTATATTGAAGCTAATGAATCATTGAGTAAAAAAGACTTTGTTTATAGAATTAAAATTAGTAGAAAGGAAGCTAAAGAAAGTATTTATTGGCTAAGATTAATTAATGAAACAAATCAACTGCCTAATAAAAAATTAGCTGAAAATTTAATTCAAGAATCTACAGAGCTAAAAAAAATATTTTCTGCAATAGTTGAAAAAACGAAGTAA
- the pbpC gene encoding penicillin-binding protein 1C, whose product MDIKYKIKILPYFYTFLIVILIIIYWKSLPKPLFNEPVCLVLDDKDGNLIGAHIASDGQWRFPYNNEIPEKFEKAIIQFEDKRFFSHPGFDIIALSRAFWQNIKANKKISGGSTITMQTIRLYRKGKKRTVFEKIIEIILATRLEIGKSKKEILTIYSSNAPFGGNVVGFDAASWRYFGRSPSQLSWAECAMLAVLPNSPSLIHPGKNRKYLLKKRNNLLKKLENKKIINTETYELAILEPIPEKPKKFPAYAPHLLQRISKMNNNSHKIISTIDLNYQIRANQIIKKHYQKLSGNGINNIAALVVEVETGNSIVYIGNSPCIQNNKNGQQVDIIPAKRSTGSVLKPMLYAGMLTSGELLPYTLIPDIPTQISGYSPKNYNLGYDGAVSAKRALARSLNIPAIRMLQNYGVEKFHFLLQKIGMTTLTEPPCHYGLSLILGGADGSLWDLCGIYASMARSLNHFFKYSGQYTKEDYFPPNIIKKNGTKIKHINNNKLDNSCWLSASAIWLTFNAMIDVERPDAENLWRYFSSSKKIAWKTGTSFGFRDAWAIGITPEYVVGIWVGNADGEGRPDLTGISSAAPVLFDIFNILPKSENWFDQPFDDMELLPTCHESGYIASENCENIDSIWVPKTGLRFYKCPYHKIIHIDKSGKWRVNSNCESVYDMQHKSWFILPPAIEWFYKTRHSNYKSLPSLRSDCLNEPGNINLMEVIYPKDLTKIYIPVELDGTKGKTIFEVAHRKANTTIFWHIDDNYIGRTKDFHQFALNPLTGKHTLTLIDENGEILSFTFEIINNE is encoded by the coding sequence ATGGATATTAAATATAAAATAAAAATCTTGCCATATTTCTATACTTTTCTAATAGTAATATTAATTATAATTTATTGGAAAAGCTTGCCTAAACCGCTTTTTAATGAGCCTGTATGTTTAGTTCTTGATGACAAGGATGGGAATCTTATTGGTGCCCATATTGCTTCCGATGGTCAATGGAGATTTCCATATAATAATGAAATTCCTGAAAAATTTGAAAAGGCAATTATTCAATTCGAAGATAAAAGATTTTTTAGTCACCCTGGATTTGATATTATTGCTTTAAGCCGTGCTTTTTGGCAAAACATAAAAGCCAATAAGAAAATAAGTGGCGGAAGTACCATAACAATGCAAACAATAAGATTATACAGGAAAGGAAAAAAAAGAACTGTATTTGAAAAAATTATTGAGATTATTCTTGCTACACGTTTAGAAATTGGAAAATCGAAAAAAGAAATTCTAACAATTTATTCATCTAATGCTCCATTTGGAGGAAATGTTGTTGGCTTTGATGCTGCATCATGGAGATATTTTGGTAGAAGTCCGTCTCAACTTTCATGGGCAGAATGTGCTATGCTCGCCGTTTTGCCAAATAGCCCTTCACTTATTCATCCGGGAAAAAACCGTAAATACCTGTTGAAAAAAAGAAATAACTTATTAAAAAAATTAGAAAACAAAAAAATAATTAATACTGAAACCTATGAGTTAGCAATTCTTGAACCTATTCCTGAAAAACCAAAAAAATTTCCTGCATATGCTCCCCATTTATTGCAGCGAATTTCTAAAATGAATAATAATAGTCATAAAATAATATCTACAATTGATTTGAATTATCAAATCAGGGCAAATCAAATAATAAAAAAACATTATCAAAAATTATCAGGAAATGGCATAAATAATATAGCAGCATTAGTTGTCGAAGTTGAAACCGGTAATTCAATTGTTTACATTGGAAATTCACCCTGTATACAAAATAATAAAAACGGACAACAGGTTGATATTATACCTGCAAAAAGAAGCACAGGAAGTGTCTTAAAACCAATGCTTTATGCAGGAATGCTTACTTCGGGTGAACTTTTACCATATACATTAATACCTGATATCCCAACTCAAATAAGTGGTTATTCCCCAAAAAATTATAATCTTGGTTATGATGGAGCAGTATCAGCAAAAAGAGCTTTGGCAAGATCCTTGAATATTCCGGCTATACGTATGCTGCAAAATTATGGTGTTGAAAAGTTCCATTTTTTATTACAAAAAATTGGTATGACAACTTTAACAGAGCCTCCATGTCATTACGGACTTTCATTAATATTAGGAGGTGCCGATGGTAGTTTGTGGGATTTATGCGGAATATATGCTTCAATGGCACGAAGTTTAAATCATTTTTTTAAGTATAGCGGGCAGTATACTAAGGAAGATTATTTTCCACCTAATATTATTAAAAAAAATGGTACAAAAATAAAACATATTAATAATAATAAATTAGATAATTCTTGTTGGTTAAGTGCTTCAGCTATTTGGCTTACTTTTAATGCTATGATTGATGTTGAAAGACCTGATGCTGAAAATCTTTGGAGATATTTTTCATCTTCAAAAAAAATAGCATGGAAAACAGGCACAAGTTTTGGGTTCAGAGATGCCTGGGCAATTGGAATTACACCTGAATATGTTGTAGGAATATGGGTTGGAAATGCCGATGGGGAAGGGAGACCTGATTTAACCGGTATTAGTTCGGCTGCACCTGTACTTTTCGATATTTTTAATATTTTACCAAAATCTGAAAATTGGTTTGACCAGCCTTTTGATGATATGGAATTATTACCTACTTGTCATGAAAGTGGTTATATTGCTTCAGAAAACTGTGAGAATATTGATTCTATATGGGTTCCTAAAACAGGACTACGTTTTTATAAATGTCCGTATCATAAAATTATTCATATAGATAAATCAGGAAAATGGAGGGTGAATAGTAATTGTGAATCTGTTTATGATATGCAGCACAAAAGCTGGTTTATTTTACCGCCTGCAATTGAATGGTTTTATAAAACAAGGCATTCAAATTATAAATCATTACCTTCTTTGCGAAGTGATTGTTTAAATGAACCTGGAAATATTAATTTGATGGAAGTAATTTATCCGAAAGATCTTACTAAAATTTATATTCCTGTTGAACTTGATGGTACAAAAGGTAAAACAATTTTTGAAGTTGCTCACCGTAAAGCTAATACAACTATTTTCTGGCATATTGATGATAACTATATTGGTAGAACAAAAGATTTTCATCAGTTTGCATTGAATCCATTAACAGGTAAGCATACTTTAACATTGATAGATGAAAATGGTGAAATATTAAGTTTTACTTTTGAAATTATAAATAATGAGTAA
- a CDS encoding YitT family protein — protein sequence MMAFIQKDKLFSGKWFKAYCLIVLGSFILAVGFVFFISPHKIVPGGVYGIAIVVHYITKGLLSFWPEGFPIGLFGLLLNIPLTIIGIKILGPRFGVKTVIGFILASLFIDGITYFREVGDAPLVDDVLLSCVFGGVLMGFGLGLIFKSKATSGGSDIIAMIIAKYTKLPLGQLMIYVDSAIVLFALIVFKDWKIPLYSWISIYITGKVIDVVLEGINYDKTLFIISEKSEEIANKIINDLNRGGTFLKGEGLYNKAEKSVIFTVVNRRELSILEDYINRVDPKAFLSVIDANEILGNGFKSLNEKLTE from the coding sequence ATCATGGCTTTTATTCAAAAAGATAAATTATTTTCAGGAAAATGGTTTAAAGCGTACTGCTTAATAGTCTTAGGTTCATTTATATTAGCTGTAGGCTTTGTTTTTTTTATTTCACCTCATAAAATTGTTCCGGGAGGTGTTTATGGAATAGCAATTGTTGTACATTATATTACTAAAGGTTTATTATCATTTTGGCCTGAAGGTTTTCCTATTGGTTTATTTGGTTTATTGCTTAATATTCCTTTAACAATCATTGGTATTAAGATTTTGGGACCTCGTTTTGGTGTTAAAACTGTAATAGGCTTTATTCTTGCTTCCCTATTTATAGACGGTATTACATATTTTCGTGAAGTTGGAGATGCTCCTTTAGTTGATGATGTTTTACTTTCATGTGTTTTTGGTGGTGTTTTAATGGGATTTGGGTTAGGACTTATTTTTAAATCAAAAGCTACATCAGGTGGTTCAGATATAATTGCTATGATAATAGCAAAATATACTAAATTACCTCTCGGTCAATTAATGATATATGTTGATTCTGCTATAGTATTATTTGCTCTAATAGTATTTAAAGATTGGAAAATACCTTTGTATTCGTGGATATCAATATATATTACAGGAAAAGTAATTGATGTTGTACTTGAAGGTATTAATTATGATAAAACTTTATTTATTATTTCCGAGAAGTCTGAAGAAATTGCAAATAAAATAATTAATGATTTAAATAGGGGGGGGACTTTTCTCAAAGGTGAAGGATTATATAATAAAGCAGAAAAATCAGTTATTTTTACTGTTGTTAACAGAAGAGAATTATCAATATTAGAAGATTATATTAACAGAGTTGATCCAAAAGCTTTCTTGTCTGTAATTGATGCAAATGAGATTCTCGGAAATGGTTTTAAATCTCTAAATGAAAAACTAACTGAATAA
- a CDS encoding sigma-70 family RNA polymerase sigma factor: MKKEYYNIHKDLIERCRNKDSKAQFELYKLYYKAMYNTCYRITGDEMEAEDIMQESFLVAFEKINTYKGEVSFGAWLKKIVINKSLDTIKKKKIELVPIDDKILKIKKEENNEEDAGKYKIEAIRNAIEQLADGYRIVLSLYLLEGYDHDEISQILNISSSNSRSQLSRAKQRLKEILKNEKY, encoded by the coding sequence TTGAAAAAAGAATATTATAATATTCATAAGGATTTGATTGAACGGTGCAGAAACAAAGATTCAAAAGCACAATTCGAATTATACAAGCTCTATTATAAAGCAATGTATAACACCTGTTACAGAATTACAGGTGATGAAATGGAAGCGGAAGATATTATGCAGGAATCGTTTCTTGTTGCATTTGAAAAAATTAACACATACAAAGGAGAAGTAAGTTTTGGAGCATGGTTAAAAAAAATAGTTATTAATAAATCCTTAGATACAATTAAAAAGAAAAAAATTGAACTTGTTCCGATTGATGATAAAATTTTAAAAATAAAAAAAGAAGAAAATAATGAGGAAGATGCAGGTAAATATAAAATTGAAGCGATAAGAAACGCAATTGAACAATTAGCTGATGGTTACAGGATTGTTCTTTCACTATATTTACTTGAAGGTTATGATCATGATGAAATAAGCCAGATATTGAATATATCAAGTTCAAATTCACGGTCGCAACTATCAAGAGCTAAACAAAGATTAAAAGAGATATTAAAAAATGAGAAATATTGA